The following proteins come from a genomic window of Diorhabda carinulata isolate Delta chromosome X, icDioCari1.1, whole genome shotgun sequence:
- the LOC130901399 gene encoding monocarboxylate transporter 12-like yields MPNTITDTPEKSGYQKVSLVESEETKDWNEKIDKTVINNDESDPLALEVSSDPDIIIPPDGGWGWVVVIASFVCNLVVDGTIFSFGTFLEKIAEEFGVETAEVTLMGSLMSGFYLIVGPFVSAIVNRYGFRLVVIFGSLLSAAAFAVCNFATSITALCVAYGFIGGIGFGFIYAPSVVILGFYFERWRALATGIAVCGSGIGTFLYAPMTATLITKFGWRQTLLVHAALILLCAVAGSLYRPLKPVKIDPEPTTEESKSEYQLPTATQQKMEAAIRMMKRGSDASVLDHQASIPRLLGVNNNSVYPRISDVYHTICVPNGNVTSRPHVAWTRERSKTEGKLQLTHLQKLKMPKENHKSHEVVRPLYRDDIFFNASLKRLPQYTSQSSVQYNLSVTRAPTKNDVEEEITNKRLFCPEALRRVLGTMLDLSLFNSPSFIVLAIGGFFTMMGFFVPYMFLVDRAKSGNIDKTTAVWLVSTMGIANTVGRVFYGVISSFPKANALVITNIALTIGGLATIFSGLLLTPAYQFSYCVVFGLAISCFASIRPIVVVDLLGLEKLTNAFGLLLLFQGVAAIIGAPLAAAFMNAAGSFDACFYFSGGLIIFSAVMCYPLNYINAWEKRRNLEKKNLLV; encoded by the exons ATGCCTAATACAATAACCGATACTCCAGAAAAAAGTGGATACCAAAAAGTATCTTTAGTGGAATCGGAAGAAACAAAAGACtggaatgaaaaaatagataaaactgTGATAAATAACGATGAATCAGATCCTTTAGCACTAGAAGTTTCAAGTGATCCCGATATAATCATACCACCTGATGGAGGTTGGGGATGGGTAGTAGTAATCGCTTCTTTTGTTTGTAATTTGGTTGTTGATGgtacaatattttcattcgGTACATTCCTTGAGAAAATTGCCGAAGAATTTGGAGTCGAAACGGCGGAAGTAACGTTG atgGGGTCATTGATGTCcggtttttatttaatagttgGACCATTCGTTAGCGCCATTGTAAATAGGTACGGTTTTCGATTGGTGGTGATCTTTGGCAGTCTTCTTAGTGCAGCAGCATTTGCCGTTTGTAATTTTGCCACAAGTATTACTGCCCTCTGTGTTGCCTATGGATTTATTGGAG GCATTGGTTTTGGATTTATTTACGCCCCATCTGTAGTAATATTAGGTTTCTATTTCGAAAGATGGAGGGCATTAGCTACAGGTATTGCAGTATGCGGTTCCGGTATAGGAACTTTCCTTTACGCCCCTATGACTGCTACATTAATAACCAAATTTGGATGGAGACAAACGCTGCTAGTTCACGCTGCTCTAATACTACTTTGCGCAGTTGCCGGCTCTTTATAtag acCTCTAAAACCGGTGAAAATAGACCCCGAACCCACAACTGAAGAATCAAAAAGCGAATATCAACTGCCAACAGCTACCCAACAAAAAATGGAAGCGGCCATTAGGATGATGAAAAGAGGCTCCGACGCGTCAGTTCTAGATCACCAAGCGTCAATTCCTCGTCTTCTGGGTGTTAATAACAACTCAGTATATCCCAGGATATCGGATGTTTATCACACGATATGCGTCCCGAACGGAAACGTAACTTCCAGACCGCACGTAGCTTGGACAAGAGAGAGAAGCAAGACTGAAGGAAAATTACAATTGACGCAtttacaaaaactaaaaatgcCGAAGGAGAATCATAAGAGCCACGAGGTAGTTCGACCGTTATATAGAGACGATATTTTCTTTAATGCTAGTTTGAAACGTTTGCCCCAATATACGTCACAAAGTTCGGTACAATATAATTTATCAGTTACGAGAGCTCCTACTAAAAACGACGTAGAAGAAGAGATAACGAATAAACGTTTATTTTGCCCCGAAGCTCTCAGGAGAGTTCTGGGTACCATGTTGGATTTGAGCTTGTTTAATTCACCTTCGTTCATCGTATTAGCTATCGGTGGGTTCTTTACCATGATGGGTTTCTTCGTACCGTATATGTTTTTGGTTGATAGAGCGAAGAGCGGGAATATTGATAAAACGACAGCTGTGTGGTTGGTTTCTACGATGGGTATAGCGAATACAGTCGGAAGGGTGTTTTATGGTGTTATTAGTTCCTTTCCTAAAGCAAACGCTCTTGTTATCACGAATATCGCTTTAACGATCGGAGGATTGGCTACCATATTCAGTGGATTACTACTGACTCCCGCATATCAGTTCAGTTACTGTGTCGTCTTCGGTCTTGCTATTt CTTGTTTTGCATCTATAAGACCGATAGTAGTAGTGGATCTTCTGGGTTTAGAAAAATTGACGAACGCTTTCGGTCTTCTCCTCCTGTTCCAAGGAGTTGCGGCGATCATCGGAGCTCCATTAGCAGCGGCTTTTATGAACGCTGCCGGAAGCTTCGACGCTTGTTTCTACTTTTCCGGTGGATTGATTATATTTTCGGCAGTTATGTGCTACCCTTTGAACTACATTAACGCTTGGGAGAAACGAAGAAATTTAgagaagaaaaatttgttagtataa